The Gemmata palustris genome includes a region encoding these proteins:
- a CDS encoding SulP family inorganic anion transporter: protein MAEPTHANDPAPPLTPGFLPNVRFDLQSGFLVFLIAMPLCLGIATASKYPPICGIWTAVIGGIFACILSNSQLTIKGPAAGLIVIVEGAVLGLGGDVVGHDAPIEAKIAAGYPLALGVGVTAGVIQILFGLLKAGKLGELVPLTPVHGMLAAIGITIMAKQFFPMLGIEKVPGGEPINVIAAIPGKLSEWNPTIALVGLTSLAILIAFPFLKARIKFLKPVPGQLIVLLVAIPMGLLLGLDGMLNAKDQAKFLVFVPDVLQAPETAFFFPNFSGLATATGVQYVVLFSLIGTIESMLSSQAVDMIDPWRRKTDQNRDLLAVGVANTLCSVLGALPMISEIVRSKANIDNGARTKYANLFHALFLLAFILFLPSVIRMIPLAALGAMLVFTGFRLASPKEFVHTYKIGLEQLVVFVTTIAVTLCTDLLIGVASGIALKLVIHVLNGTPLRSFVRADIEVASTDDERVAVLKVRQAAVFANWLGLKSAILKYAVDRDEVVLDLSETKFVDHSTMEKLHQLEQELAAADKALKVVGLDSHRPLSAHPLAARKCARHAPVDAAV, encoded by the coding sequence GTGGCCGAACCGACTCACGCGAACGATCCCGCCCCGCCCCTTACGCCCGGATTCCTTCCGAACGTCCGATTCGACCTCCAGTCCGGGTTCCTGGTCTTCCTGATCGCAATGCCGCTGTGCCTTGGGATCGCGACGGCGAGTAAGTACCCGCCGATTTGCGGCATCTGGACCGCCGTCATTGGCGGGATCTTCGCCTGCATCCTGAGTAACTCCCAGCTCACGATCAAGGGGCCGGCGGCCGGGCTCATCGTCATCGTGGAAGGGGCCGTTCTGGGACTGGGCGGCGACGTGGTCGGTCACGACGCCCCGATCGAAGCGAAGATCGCCGCCGGCTACCCGCTCGCGCTGGGCGTCGGCGTGACGGCCGGGGTGATTCAGATCTTGTTCGGCCTACTCAAAGCCGGAAAGCTCGGCGAACTGGTTCCGCTCACCCCGGTCCACGGGATGCTGGCCGCGATCGGCATCACCATTATGGCGAAGCAGTTCTTCCCGATGCTCGGCATCGAGAAGGTGCCGGGCGGCGAACCGATCAACGTGATCGCGGCGATCCCCGGTAAACTGTCGGAGTGGAACCCGACCATCGCGCTCGTCGGGTTGACGAGCCTCGCGATCCTGATCGCGTTCCCGTTCCTGAAGGCCCGCATCAAGTTCCTCAAGCCGGTCCCCGGGCAACTCATCGTGCTGCTCGTCGCGATCCCGATGGGCCTGCTGCTCGGGCTCGACGGGATGCTCAACGCGAAGGACCAGGCCAAGTTCCTCGTGTTCGTGCCCGACGTGCTCCAAGCCCCTGAGACCGCATTCTTCTTCCCCAATTTCTCGGGCCTGGCGACCGCGACCGGGGTCCAGTACGTCGTGCTCTTTTCGCTGATCGGGACGATCGAATCGATGCTCAGTTCGCAGGCGGTCGACATGATCGACCCGTGGCGCCGGAAGACCGATCAGAACCGCGACCTCCTCGCCGTGGGCGTGGCCAACACGCTCTGCTCGGTCCTCGGCGCGCTGCCGATGATTTCTGAGATCGTCCGCAGCAAGGCGAACATCGATAACGGCGCCCGGACCAAGTACGCGAACCTGTTCCACGCCCTGTTCCTGCTCGCGTTCATCCTGTTCCTCCCGTCCGTGATTCGGATGATCCCGCTGGCCGCGCTCGGCGCGATGCTGGTGTTCACCGGGTTCCGGCTCGCGTCGCCGAAAGAGTTCGTCCACACCTACAAGATCGGGCTCGAGCAGCTCGTGGTGTTCGTCACCACAATCGCCGTGACCCTTTGCACCGACCTCCTCATCGGCGTCGCGTCCGGGATCGCACTGAAGCTGGTGATTCACGTCCTCAACGGGACCCCGCTCCGGAGCTTCGTCCGGGCCGACATCGAGGTGGCGAGTACCGACGACGAGCGGGTCGCGGTTCTGAAGGTGCGCCAAGCGGCGGTGTTCGCGAACTGGCTCGGCCTCAAGAGTGCAATCCTGAAGTACGCGGTCGACCGCGACGAGGTCGTGCTCGACCTGTCGGAGACCAAGTTCGTGGACCACAGCACAATGGAAAAACTGCACCAACTGGAACAGGAACTGGCCGCGGCAGACAAGGCACTCAAGGTGGTCGGTTTGGACTCTCACCGGCCGCTCTCGGCGCACCCGCTCGCCGCGCGCAAGTGCGCCCGGCACGCGCCGGTCGATGCCGCCGTCTGA